In Euzebyales bacterium, the sequence TTCGTCGTCCACCACCAGCACGTCCGGCACCCACTGCTGCGCCTCGACCTGCGCCAGACTGTCCGCTGGCAGGACGCGATCGAGCAAGCACTGAGGGGCGTGCGCATCGTGCTGGGTCGGCGTGACCGGCGGACCGCGCCGTCGGCCTCCTGAGGAGGCGTGAGGGCGCGTCAGCCGACGGTAACGGGCAATGGTGCCACGAAGAAGCGGGCCACACCCGTCAGCAGCGCCTCGGCGATGGTCGCCTGCAACGACGTATCCGTCAGCCGTGCCTCGTCCTCCGGTGAGCTGAGGAACCCGGGCTCGACGATTACGGCCGGCATCCGGGTCTCGCGCAGGATCGCCCACGTCATCGGATGGACCCGGCAGTCGGGAACCCAGTCGTGTGTCACCAGCTCGTCGAGCAGCGCGGTCGCCAGCCGCTGCCCCGACTCCGAGACGAACTGCTGGGTGCCGAAGTAGTAGGTGGCGGCTCCGCGGGCCGACGGGTTGCCAAGCGAGTTCGTGCTGATCGAGATGACCGCGTCGACGTCGAGCTCGTTGGCGAGTCGTGCACGCTCGCTTCCCGAGGGTGACGTGGTCGGCCCGCGTGACAGGAACGCGCTGGCACCCGTCGCGTTCAGGCGGGCGGCCAGCTGGCTGGCGATCGCCCAGGTCACGTCCGCCTCCACCGTGCCGGCCGGCCCGGTCGCTCCGGGATCGGCGGGGCCGCGCGCGGGGTCGATCAGCAACCTGCGGCTGGTCAGGCTCTGCCCGATCCACTCGCGCAGCCGCTCCCGCTGGCGAGCGCGCACGCCGGCGCCCGCGCGCTGGTGGTCGCGCCGCAGGCGCCGGAGCTGCTGGACCGTCGCGGGGCCCACCCGGCCGTCGACCGCCAGGCCCATGTTGCGCTGGAACTCCTCGACGGCCGCCTGGGTCGCACGGCCGAAGATACCGTCCTCGTTGCCGGCATCGAAGCCCAGCTGGTTCAGCCGCAGCTGGAGGTCCACGACGTCGTCGCCTCGCAGCGGCACGCGCGTCCGCAGCAGCAGGCGGTCACCCAGCGAATAGCCGGCCTCGACGAGGACCCGCCACGTCTCCTGGCTCACGATGCCGTCCGCAGGCAGGCCGCGCAGGCGCTGAAACTGACGAACGGCCTGTTCGGTCGGCTGATCGAACAAGCCGTTGACAGTCACATCGTGGGTGCGGATCCGCTGGAGCCGGCGCTGCAAGTCGGCCACCTCCGGACCATCGGCGCCGCGCCGAAGTCGTGAATCTGCGTCCATCGGACTCGACGTTACCGCCTCGATGGCGGGCGCGTCGACGTCTGCGGGAACGCACCAGCCCGGCGGGTCAGATGAACTCGGAGACCTCGCTCACGAGCTGCGCCTTGCCGCGGGCGCCGACGATGCGCTTGCGCTCGTCGCCCTCGGCGAAGACCATCAGCGTCGGGATCGACATGACGCGGTAGCGACGCGCGATGTCGGGGTTGTCGTCGACGTTGAGCTTGACGACCTTCAAGCTTTCGGCGTGCTCGGCGGCGACCTCGTCGACGATCGGGCTCACCATCCGGCAGGGACCGCACCATTCCGCCCAGAAGTCCACCAGTACCGGCTTGTTCGAGTGCAGGACCTCGGTGTCCCAGCTGGTATCGGTCACGGCTCTGGTGTTGCTCAATCTTCTGCCTTTCGGTCATCGTGGTGTGCAGATCTCGCGGTCTGTCCAACGGTGTGCCGGGCGAGGATATTCCTGTTCGCACGTCCCGCACACCGTCGCTGGGTGTTGTCCGATCAGCGCACGGACGTGGCGCGGCGCCGGCGTGCGCCTCACCAGTTGTGTGCGTCGATCCCCAGCCAGTGCTCGGCGTCGATCGCGGCCTTGCAGCCCATGCCGGCGGCCGTGACGGCCTGACGGTAGGTGTGGTCCACCACATCGCCCGCCGCGAACACCCCCGCTGCGCTGGTGCGCGTGCTCGGCGGATCGACGATGATGTAGCCTTGGTCGTCGAGCTCGAGCTGACCGGTGAACAGCCCCGTCTCCGGGTCGTGGCCGATCGCGACGAACAGGCCGTCGGTGGGCAGCTCCCTGTTCTCGCCGGTGACGGTGTCGGTCAGCTCCACCGCGGTCACCTTGTCGTCGCCGCGCACGTCGGTGACGACCGCGTTCCAGATGAAGTCGATCTTGTCGTTCGCGAACGCGCGATCCTGCATCACCTGGGAGGCGCGGAGCTGGTCGCGGCGGTGGACGACCGTGACCGAGCTGGCGAACTTGGTGAGGAACGTGGCCTCCTCCATCGCGGAGTCACCGCCGCCCACGACCACGAGCTTGAGGTCGCGGAAGAAGAAACCGTCGCAGGTTGCGCAGCTCGACACGCCCTTGCCGATCAACCGCTGCTCGTTGGGCAGGTCGAGCCAGCGGGCCTTCGCCCCTGTCGAGACGATGACGGAACGCGCCCGGTGGGTGTCGCCGCCGACCTTGACATCGAACGGCGACCCGTTGGTGAGGTCGACCTGGTCGACGTCCTGCGACACGAACGTCGCTCCGAAGCGCTCGGCCTGCTTGCGCATGTCTGCCATGAGGGCCGGGCCCATCACGCCGTCGGGAAAGCCCGGGTAGTTCTCTACATCGGTGGTCAGCATGAGCTGGCCACCCGCGGCGCGGCCCTCGATCATGAGGGGTTGCAGCGCCGCCCGCGCGGTGTACAGCGCGGCGGTCAGCCCTGCCGGCCCGGATCCGATGATGATGACGTCGTGCACCACGTCGTCGCTCATGTCAGTGCTGTCCTGTCAGTGCGTGTGCTGTGGGCATCAACCACCCCTGGCAACGCGGCGGTCGGTGCAGGATATTCCGGTCCTCCGTCGGCCTCGGGGGTGCGCGTCGCGACCCCGGGCCGCGCTCCTAGACTGGTGACGTGACCGAGATCGTGCAGACGTGCGTCAACCATCCTGACACCGAGACCAGGATCGCGTGCTCATCGTGCGGCGACCCGATCTGCACGCGCTGCATGCGGACGGCGGCGGTCGGCCAGAAG encodes:
- a CDS encoding N-acetylmuramoyl-L-alanine amidase — its product is MADLQRRLQRIRTHDVTVNGLFDQPTEQAVRQFQRLRGLPADGIVSQETWRVLVEAGYSLGDRLLLRTRVPLRGDDVVDLQLRLNQLGFDAGNEDGIFGRATQAAVEEFQRNMGLAVDGRVGPATVQQLRRLRRDHQRAGAGVRARQRERLREWIGQSLTSRRLLIDPARGPADPGATGPAGTVEADVTWAIASQLAARLNATGASAFLSRGPTTSPSGSERARLANELDVDAVISISTNSLGNPSARGAATYYFGTQQFVSESGQRLATALLDELVTHDWVPDCRVHPMTWAILRETRMPAVIVEPGFLSSPEDEARLTDTSLQATIAEALLTGVARFFVAPLPVTVG
- the trxA gene encoding thioredoxin gives rise to the protein MTDTSWDTEVLHSNKPVLVDFWAEWCGPCRMVSPIVDEVAAEHAESLKVVKLNVDDNPDIARRYRVMSIPTLMVFAEGDERKRIVGARGKAQLVSEVSEFI
- the trxB gene encoding thioredoxin-disulfide reductase; translation: MSDDVVHDVIIIGSGPAGLTAALYTARAALQPLMIEGRAAGGQLMLTTDVENYPGFPDGVMGPALMADMRKQAERFGATFVSQDVDQVDLTNGSPFDVKVGGDTHRARSVIVSTGAKARWLDLPNEQRLIGKGVSSCATCDGFFFRDLKLVVVGGGDSAMEEATFLTKFASSVTVVHRRDQLRASQVMQDRAFANDKIDFIWNAVVTDVRGDDKVTAVELTDTVTGENRELPTDGLFVAIGHDPETGLFTGQLELDDQGYIIVDPPSTRTSAAGVFAAGDVVDHTYRQAVTAAGMGCKAAIDAEHWLGIDAHNW